The following coding sequences are from one Bradyrhizobium sp. WSM471 window:
- a CDS encoding indolepyruvate ferredoxin oxidoreductase family protein: MDAKSSLDAYELSDRYDRQEGRVFLTGTQAIVRIALDQVRRDRAAGLNTAGFISGYRGSPLGGIDLELWRIQERLKRDRIEFIPAVNEDLAATAVLGSQQVETQADREVDGVFGLWYGKGPGVDRSGDALKHGNAYGSSPHGGVLVVAGDDHGCVSSSMPHQSDVAFMSWFMPTLHPASVSEYLEFGEYGYALSRFTGMWVGFKAISEIVESGASVALRPPRVFHTPDFAPPPGGLHYRWPDLPGPQIEERLEAKKHAVYAFAKANPIDRHIYDIPGATYGIVTTGKAHLDLMEALRLMGLDEAACRSIGIDIYKVGMVWPLALHDAMAFVKGKREILVVEEKRGIIESQFKEYFYDYPGEKPERMVGKHDETGARLISWIGELSPRALAGVLARRLDPMFPGLNLAARAAGLMPEAARTINVSGATRTPYFCSGCPHNTSTKVPEGSKALAGIGCHFMASWMDRETSSLIQMGGEGVNWAASSRFTGNKHVFQNLGEGTYYHSGSMAIRQAIAAKANITYKILFNDAVAMTGGQPVDGPISVHAIAHSVRAEGVARVALVSDDPAQFSPGDLPVGVSIHPREEMDSVQRELRDIPGVSVLIYQQTCATEKRRRRKRGQMADPKRFAYINDLVCEGCGDCSVESNCLSVEPKETPFGRKRRINLSSCNKDFSCLNGFCPSFVTIEGAKRRKKGASRIDAVGHAATLPLPAPATLDRPYDLLITGVGGTGVITVGALIGMAAHIERNGVSVLDFTGFAQKFGPVLSYIRLAASPEALHQVRIDQGAADALIGCDLVVSSSPKASGTYRKGTRAAVNTAEMPTGDVVRFRDADLASPARLRAIGQVIGDGNLDTINANALAERLLGDAVYANIVMLGFAWQHGLLPVSLSALLRAIELNGVAVGSNKQAFAWGRIAAADPDFLPKVDGAPKAETLDQLIDRRADFLTAYQNDAYAARYRALVANVRNAEAKLNSEALTEAVARALFKLMAYKDEYEVARLHMQGGFLDELKDEFEGDFSIQYHLAPPFLPSKRDARGRPRKRSFGQWIQMPLALLARLKGLRGTPFDPFGYTAERRAERELITWYDGVVERLLRRLDAAHLPSLVAIAKAPMDIRGYGPVKDAAIGKVKAEVERLFAELDAPSPAKMRAYG, translated from the coding sequence ATGGACGCCAAATCGTCACTCGACGCCTATGAGCTTTCCGACCGCTACGATCGCCAAGAAGGCCGCGTTTTCCTCACGGGCACGCAGGCCATCGTTCGCATCGCGCTCGACCAGGTGCGGCGCGACCGTGCCGCCGGACTGAACACGGCGGGCTTCATCTCGGGCTATCGCGGCTCGCCGCTCGGCGGCATCGACCTCGAACTGTGGCGCATCCAGGAGCGACTGAAGCGGGACCGCATTGAATTCATCCCCGCAGTGAACGAAGACCTTGCCGCAACCGCCGTGCTCGGCTCGCAACAGGTCGAGACGCAGGCTGACCGCGAGGTCGATGGCGTGTTCGGGCTCTGGTACGGCAAGGGCCCCGGCGTCGATCGCTCCGGCGATGCGCTGAAACACGGCAACGCCTACGGCTCCTCGCCGCATGGCGGCGTTCTGGTGGTTGCCGGCGACGACCATGGCTGCGTCTCGTCCTCGATGCCGCACCAGTCCGACGTCGCCTTCATGAGCTGGTTCATGCCGACACTCCACCCCGCAAGCGTCAGCGAGTACCTCGAATTCGGTGAATATGGCTACGCTCTGAGCCGCTTCACCGGCATGTGGGTCGGCTTCAAGGCGATCTCGGAGATCGTGGAATCCGGCGCCTCCGTCGCGCTGCGCCCGCCGCGCGTCTTCCACACGCCGGACTTCGCGCCGCCGCCAGGCGGCCTGCACTATCGCTGGCCCGATCTGCCGGGCCCACAGATCGAAGAGCGGTTGGAGGCGAAGAAGCATGCGGTCTATGCCTTCGCAAAGGCCAATCCGATCGATCGTCACATCTACGACATCCCGGGCGCCACCTACGGCATCGTCACCACAGGCAAGGCACATCTCGATCTGATGGAAGCACTGCGGCTGATGGGTCTTGACGAAGCGGCCTGCCGCAGCATCGGCATCGACATCTACAAGGTCGGCATGGTCTGGCCGCTGGCGCTGCATGACGCGATGGCGTTCGTGAAGGGCAAGCGCGAGATCCTCGTGGTCGAGGAGAAGCGCGGCATCATCGAAAGCCAGTTCAAGGAATATTTTTACGATTATCCGGGCGAAAAGCCCGAGCGCATGGTCGGCAAGCACGACGAGACCGGCGCACGGCTGATCTCCTGGATCGGGGAATTGTCGCCGCGTGCGCTCGCCGGGGTACTCGCACGCCGGCTCGATCCGATGTTCCCAGGCCTTAATCTCGCCGCACGCGCAGCCGGTTTGATGCCCGAGGCCGCGCGCACGATCAACGTCTCTGGTGCAACGCGCACGCCCTATTTCTGTTCGGGATGCCCGCACAACACATCGACGAAAGTGCCGGAGGGATCGAAGGCGCTGGCCGGCATCGGCTGCCATTTCATGGCGAGCTGGATGGACCGCGAGACATCGTCCCTGATCCAGATGGGCGGCGAAGGCGTGAACTGGGCCGCCTCGTCACGCTTCACCGGCAACAAGCACGTCTTCCAGAATCTCGGCGAAGGCACCTATTATCATTCGGGTTCGATGGCGATCCGGCAGGCGATCGCGGCCAAAGCCAACATCACCTACAAAATTCTGTTCAACGATGCCGTCGCGATGACCGGCGGCCAACCCGTCGACGGCCCGATCAGCGTCCACGCTATCGCGCACAGCGTCCGCGCCGAGGGCGTTGCGCGCGTCGCGCTGGTGTCGGACGATCCAGCGCAATTTTCGCCAGGCGATCTTCCGGTCGGCGTGTCCATCCATCCGCGCGAAGAGATGGACAGCGTGCAGCGCGAGCTGCGCGATATCCCCGGCGTCTCCGTGCTTATCTATCAGCAGACCTGCGCGACGGAGAAACGGCGGCGCCGCAAGCGTGGACAGATGGCCGACCCCAAACGCTTCGCCTATATCAACGATCTCGTCTGCGAGGGCTGCGGCGACTGCTCGGTCGAATCCAACTGCCTCAGTGTCGAGCCCAAGGAGACGCCCTTTGGCCGGAAGCGCCGGATCAACCTCTCATCCTGCAACAAGGACTTCTCCTGCCTCAACGGGTTCTGCCCGAGCTTCGTCACCATCGAGGGCGCGAAGCGCCGGAAGAAGGGCGCGAGCCGGATCGACGCGGTCGGCCACGCGGCCACGCTTCCCTTGCCCGCGCCCGCAACGCTCGACCGTCCCTATGATCTGCTCATCACGGGCGTCGGCGGCACCGGCGTGATCACGGTCGGCGCGCTGATTGGCATGGCGGCGCACATCGAACGAAACGGTGTCTCGGTGCTGGATTTTACCGGCTTTGCGCAAAAATTCGGGCCGGTGCTGAGCTACATCCGGTTGGCCGCCTCGCCCGAAGCGTTGCATCAGGTCCGTATCGACCAGGGCGCGGCCGATGCGCTGATCGGTTGCGACCTCGTCGTCAGCTCCTCGCCGAAGGCGTCCGGCACCTATCGGAAAGGCACGCGCGCCGCGGTCAACACCGCAGAGATGCCGACCGGCGACGTCGTCCGCTTCCGCGATGCAGATCTCGCCTCACCCGCCCGCCTGCGCGCGATCGGCCAGGTTATCGGCGACGGCAATCTCGACACCATCAACGCCAATGCGCTGGCCGAGCGCCTGCTCGGCGATGCCGTCTATGCCAACATCGTCATGCTGGGCTTTGCCTGGCAGCACGGGCTGCTGCCGGTCTCGCTGTCGGCGCTGTTGCGCGCGATCGAGCTCAACGGTGTCGCGGTTGGCAGCAACAAGCAGGCTTTTGCCTGGGGCCGGATTGCGGCCGCCGATCCTGACTTCTTGCCGAAGGTGGACGGAGCGCCGAAGGCCGAGACCCTCGACCAGCTGATCGACCGCCGCGCCGACTTCCTCACGGCCTATCAGAACGATGCCTATGCAGCGCGCTATCGAGCGCTCGTTGCAAATGTTCGCAATGCCGAAGCCAAACTGAATAGCGAGGCGTTGACCGAGGCGGTCGCGCGCGCGCTGTTCAAGCTGATGGCTTACAAGGACGAGTACGAGGTGGCGCGGCTGCACATGCAGGGTGGGTTCCTCGACGAGTTGAAAGACGAATTCGAAGGCGACTTCAGCATCCAATATCACCTTGCCCCTCCGTTCCTGCCGTCGAAGCGCGACGCCCGCGGCCGTCCGCGCAAACGCAGCTTCGGGCAGTGGATCCAGATGCCGCTTGCGCTGCTGGCGCGATTGAAGGGATTGCGCGGGACGCCGTTCGATCCGTTCGGCTACACGGCGGAACGGCGCGCCGAGCGGGAACTGATCACCTGGTATGATGGCGTCGTCGAGCGGCTGCTCCGGAGGCTCGACGCGGCGCATCTGCCAAGTCTGGTCGCCATTGCAAAAGCGCCGATGGATATCCGGGGCTACGGGCCGGTTAAGGACGCCGCGATCGGGAAGGTGAAGGCGGAGGTCGAACGGCTGTTCGCCGAGCTCGATGCG